In Nicotiana tabacum cultivar K326 chromosome 11, ASM71507v2, whole genome shotgun sequence, a single window of DNA contains:
- the LOC142165839 gene encoding uncharacterized protein LOC142165839 gives MDYFIDLMRELVDEEIELPGDFDKYSADVTANFNLKARKRLSHSFSIARQLNQKPGWLLQEFWDDLQRQWLTVEFLQKSEKGKKARASEKGGSLHTGGAVSQGTIKRRMEKKLGRSMNQDELFMETHIVKKKKETNQERWVEGRASTVHDRFRVEAEELIRSQPPNESGAPFQLSAEDVERLWTRAVGGPKWGKVYGLPTKTFHRYRCGMQGIGTSSQAEQLDGESLSAMRETVTKLTSELEASKEREKLRDAQYIGVVAQCQSMQEQIKNLLAGSFRFPGLGHHR, from the exons atggattatttcattgaccttatgcgtGAACTAGTTGACGAGGAAATCGAATTACCTGGTGATTTTGATAAG TATAGCGCGGACGTGACTGCAAATTTTAATCTCAAAGCTCGCAAGCGGTTGTCGCATTCTTTCTCCATAGCTAGACAGCTGAACCAGAAGCCTGGCTGGTTGCTTCaggagttttgggatgatttgcaaaggcaatggcttactgTAGAGTTCTTACAGAAGagcgaaaagggaaagaaagctcgcgcatctgaGAAGGGCGGATcattgcacactggaggtgcggtCAGCCaggggacaataaaaagaagaatg gaaaagaagttgggCCGTTCGATgaaccaagatgagctattcatggagactcatattgtgaagaagaagaaagagacgaatcaagaaaggtgggtcgagggacgtgcctcgactgtacat GATCGCTTCAGAGTTGAAGCTGAGGAATTGATACGCAGCCAGCCACCTAATGAGTCAGGCGCGCCATTCCAACTTTCGGCCGAGGATGTTGAAAGACTATGGACGCGGGCTGtaggcggtccaaaatgggggaaggtatacggccTTCCTACTAAGACATTCCATCGGTAtaggtgtggaatgcaaggaatagggacttcctcgcaagccgagcaacttgatggggagagcctctccgctatgcgggagactgtgacaaagctcacatccgagctagaagcgtccaaggaaagagaaaagcttagagatgctcagtatATTGGCGTGGTCGCTCAGTGCCAGAGCATGCAAGAGCAGATCAAAAATCTCCTAGCTGGATCTTTTCGATTCCCCGGTCTCGGCCATCATCGCTAG